The following proteins are co-located in the Bombus pyrosoma isolate SC7728 linkage group LG12, ASM1482585v1, whole genome shotgun sequence genome:
- the LOC122573808 gene encoding transmembrane protein 185A isoform X1, with protein MNLHTLFQDFNPSKFLVHCCLMIFTILFALRLDGFIEWSYWTVFTPIWFWKSMVILGATVGSYVWWKHPHARLEGDAYIHYKAMLITLALHLILLMFELLVCDKLESERHLWMLVFIPLIFISAVSIVVCIWAAKHDRLFDFELFCAVNILQFIFLALKLDGIITWSWEVVFAPLWALLSLSLVAVLYAIVFAAVLLRTPQINARQRRTSLYSALAYTSLVVPLLVFQVLLANKLDGDISLNYTTVVMPLLISHVTLIFMSFEAKGGNIWWFGVRKDFCHFLLGLCPLLQEYGNISYQPRSEQDQPPSDQPMVSEKNEKYVKKIDLMKPVVPIISIDMPD; from the exons ATGAATCTCCACACGCTGTTTCAGGATTTCAATCCAag taaatttttgGTACACTGCTGTTTGATGATATTTACAATCTTATTTGCACTTCGTTTGGATGGTTTCATAGAATGGAGTTATTGGACTGTATTTACTCCAATATGGTTCTGGAAAAGCATGGTAATTTTGGGTGCTACTGTTGGAAGTTATGTTTGGTGGAAGCATCCACATGCAAGATTGGAAGGAGATgcttatatacattataaagcAATGTTGATTACATTGGCATTACATTTGATTCTGTTAATGTTTGAATTGTTAGTATGTGATAAATTAGAGTCTGAAAGACACCTTTGGATGCTTGTATTTATACCACTTATCTTCATCTCTGCTGTATCAATAGtt GTGTGTATATGGGCTGCAAAGCACGATcgattatttgattttgaattattttgtgCAGTAAATATtctgcaatttattttcttagcATTAAAACTGGATGGTATAATTACATGGAGCTGGGAAGTAGTGTTTGCTCCCCTTTGGGCACTGTTATCATTATCTTTAGTTGCAGTACTATATGCAATAGTGTTTGCTGCTGTTTTATTAAGAACTCCACAGATTAATGCCAGACAAAGGCGGACATCTTTGTACTCAGCATTGGCATATACATCTCTTGTGGTTCCACTCCTAGTGTTCCAa GTACTATTAGCAAATAAATTAGATGgagatatttcattgaattatacAACAGTAGTAATGCCACTTTTAATATCTCATGTAACACTTATTTTTATGTCATTTGAGGCAAAAGGAGGAAACATAT GGTGGTTTGGTGTTAGGAAagatttttgtcattttctaTTGGGATTATGTCCATTGCTCCAAGAATATGGTAATATTTCGTACCAACCACGAAGTGAGCAGGACCAACCACCATCAGACCAACCAATGGTGTcggaaaagaatgaaaaatacgttaaaaaaatCGACCTAATGAAACCCGTCGTACCTataatttctatcgatatGCCGGATTGA
- the LOC122573809 gene encoding F-box/LRR-repeat protein 3-like has protein sequence MLALMSTAKPDFLDIDNDKFKSIMKISNKDSIEQKKDRSGSDEDSSKTLQLLRIKGFPRLLPEGIKALVNYCRYLQELSLSYSLLSDELLLALSSEKQVQLETLRLEVHPETKPLPRVSDKAWFTFSSHLPNINLILLSYMTSEDDQSPLFAPYVPITHLYFGEAPSEATVLRIGYQCPRLIELVIAAYGPGLLDHVLLSVAQRCPCLSAVGLGDCEITCSGLLEFVTLCAKRLRILYVWETSLIEDSELDVAKVSKNVSLLLGRTWVPEYIPLC, from the exons ATGCTGGCACTAATGAGCACTGCAAAGCCTGATTTCTTAGACATCGACAATGATAAGTTCAAATCCATcatgaaaatatcaaacaaagaCTCGATCGAACAAAAGAAGGATCGTTCCGGAAGCGATGAGGACTCTTCGAAAACTTTGCAACTTCTACGAATTAAGGGATTTCCTCGATTGTTACCCGAAG GAATTAAGGCGTTGGTTAATTATTGTCGATACCTGCAAGAGTTGTCACTGTCCTATTCATTGCTTAGCGACGAGTTACTATTAGCTTTGAGTTCTGAAAAACAGGTGCAATTGGAAACCCTGCGATTGGAAGTGCATCCAGAGACAAAACCACTTCCGCGAGTCAGCGATAAAGCTTGGTTTACTTTTTCCAGTCATTTGCCCAACATAAATCTTATACT ATTGTCCTATATGACGAGCGAAGACGATCAGAGTCCATTATTTGCACCGTACGTTCCTATAACGCACCTATACTTTGGGGAAGCGCCGTCGGAAGCAACTGTGTTACGTATTGGCTATCAGTGCCCCCGGTTGATTGAGCTAGTAATTGCAGCTTATGGACCCGGTTTACTCGATCACGTATTACTCTCTGTCGCTCAAAGATGTCCATGCCTAAGCGCCGTGGGTTTGGGTGATTGTGAAATCAC TTGCTCAGGATTGTTGGAATTTGTTACGCTCTGTGCAAAACGTTTACGAATACTGTACGTTTGGGAAACGTCATTGATAGAGGATTCCGAACTTGACGTCGCAAAAGTATCAAAGAATGTCTCATTGCTCCTTGGTCGTACTTGGGTACCTGAATATATACCATTATGTTGA
- the LOC122573804 gene encoding nicastrin isoform X2, with amino-acid sequence MAKCLGFGYFLIFLIINLVAAERIKDMIYMNFEGVAACFRRHNGTHQFGCSSSRSGSVGVIHLVEDENDIRWLEHNANVGDYTVILTFSMFTRDILLRLRNTHNINGVLLTKNTTQPHPEYYSPEDTCPNRYAGYKKCQDLEWNPYGSSLLMEDWPFPMFYTENQTLIEAVKSCFLKHNAPDMENQQYRPLCALEMKSFMFAAINSESCIKRSDFKLNFNPTQFCDPLGDRNIYWPLAPINRDKNSIILVTARLDASSLFDGISPGAGNVVTGLVTLLATAYYLNILAKDAVVKNTNVVFSLLNGEAFDYIGSSRFIYDLKEGNFNALGGVNLKFDDIKTVIEFGQLTKGKLFLHSNNAQNDEIIKKIQVALNATVLEGSVPPTSIQSFLKEKPDLTAVVISDHGRQFKNKYYNGILDDAESLSFNRSDINGLATALAKIAVHVAEILYKDVFGTGSLDDYDSFQSVEHHILEMLKCYLESAKCPLFHAASSPNAKLINQVLSLYVGVHRVPNIATTLTGQLLAYLTREEVANMTETTCYENHLIWMAGDNNSGLCINSSVNYSTALSPAFIIDGYDMKSGMYSTWTESIWQTLSVRMFLKPSAATEQLTMILGSSVAGISFVLVWFINSRADILFNSRNLF; translated from the exons atggcaaAATGTTTAGGTTTTGGAtactttctaatatttcttatcaTAAATCTAG TGGCCGCagaacgaataaaagatatgatttatatgaattttgaaGGAGTTGCTGCCTGTTTCCGGAGACACAATGGAACACATCAATTTGGATGTTCTT CAAGTAGGTCAGGAAGTGTTGGTGTTATTCACTTAGTGGAAGATGAAAATGATATCAGATGGCTTGAACACAATGCCAATGTTGGAGATTATACTGTAATTCTTACATTTTCTATGTTCACCAGAGACATATTACTTCGTTTAagaaatacacataatataaatGGAGTTTTATTAACTAAAAATACCACTCAACCACATCCTGAATATTATTCTCCTGAAGATACTTGTCCCAATAGATATGCAGGGTATAAGAAGTGCCAGGATTTGGAATGGAATCCTTATGGATCCTCATTGCTCATGGAAGATTGGCCTTTTCCCATGTTTTATACAGAG AATCAAACACTAATAGAAGCTGTAAAATCttgttttttaaaacataatgCACCTGATATGGAAAATCAACAGTACAGACCACTGTGTGCACTAGAAATGAAGTCATTCATGTTTGCTGCAATTAACTCTGAATCTTGCATTAAACGTAGTGATTTTAAATTGAACTTCAATCCTACACAGTTTTGTGATCCTTTGGGAGATAGGAATATATATTGGCCTTTAGCTCCCATAAATAGAGATAAAAACTCCATAATATTGGTAACAGCTAGATTAGATGCATCTTCTTTGTTTGATGGAATATCACCTGGAGCAGGCAATGTGGTCACAGGATTAGTAACATTACTTGCTACagcttattatttaaatatattagcTAAGGATGCTGTAGTGAAAA acACTAATGTGGTTTTCTCTTTATTAAATGGAGAAGCTTTTGACTATATAGGATCTAGTAGATTCATTTATGATTTGAAAGAAGGTAATTTCAATGCATTAGGTGGAGTAAATTTAAAGTTTGATGACATTAAAACGGTGATCGAATTTGGTCAACTGActaaaggaaaattatttcttcattctaATAATGCGCAAAatgacgaaataataaaaaagatacaagtAGCGTTAAATGCTACGGTTTTGGAAGGCAGCGTTCCGCCTACGTCTATACAGAGTTTCTTAAAAGAAAAGCCAGATTTAACTGCTGTTGTTATAAGTGACCATGGTCgacaatttaaaaacaaatattacaatggGATTTTGGATGACGCAGAAAGTCTTAGCTTTAATAG GAGCGATATAAATGGGCTCGCAACTGCTCTAGCGAAGATAGCAGTTCATGTCGCTGAAATCCTTTACAAAGACGTATTTGGTACTGGGTCTCTCGACGATTATGATTCTTTCCAATCTGTTGAACACCACATTTTGGAAATGTTGAAATGTTATTTAGAAAGTGCTAAATGCCCTTTGTTTCATGCTGCTTCGTCTCCAAAcgctaaattaattaatcaagttTTATCGCTATACGTTGGTGTACATAGGGTACCAAATATTGCCACAACACTAACTGGTCAACTTCTTGCATATCTGACTAGAGAGGAAGTTGCAAATATGACAGAAACAACATGTTATGAAAACCACCTTATTTGGATGGCTGGTGATAATAATTCAGGTTTATGTATAAATTCCAGTGTAAATTATAGCACAGCTCTGAGTCCAGCATTTATTATTGATG GATATGACATGAAATCTGGAATGTATTCAACCTGGACAGAATCTATATGGCAAACATTAAGTGTAAGAATGTTCCTGAAACCTTCAGCAGCTACCGAACAACTCACTATGATTTTAGGAAGTTCAGTAGCTGGTATATCATTTGTACTCGTATGGTTCATTAATTCCCGAGCGgatatattgtttaattcaAG aaatctgTTTTAG
- the LOC122573804 gene encoding nicastrin isoform X1 — protein sequence MAKCLGFGYFLIFLIINLVAAERIKDMIYMNFEGVAACFRRHNGTHQFGCSSSRSGSVGVIHLVEDENDIRWLEHNANVGDYTVILTFSMFTRDILLRLRNTHNINGVLLTKNTTQPHPEYYSPEDTCPNRYAGYKKCQDLEWNPYGSSLLMEDWPFPMFYTENQTLIEAVKSCFLKHNAPDMENQQYRPLCALEMKSFMFAAINSESCIKRSDFKLNFNPTQFCDPLGDRNIYWPLAPINRDKNSIILVTARLDASSLFDGISPGAGNVVTGLVTLLATAYYLNILAKDAVVKNTNVVFSLLNGEAFDYIGSSRFIYDLKEGNFNALGGVNLKFDDIKTVIEFGQLTKGKLFLHSNNAQNDEIIKKIQVALNATVLEGSVPPTSIQSFLKEKPDLTAVVISDHGRQFKNKYYNGILDDAESLSFNRSDINGLATALAKIAVHVAEILYKDVFGTGSLDDYDSFQSVEHHILEMLKCYLESAKCPLFHAASSPNAKLINQVLSLYVGVHRVPNIATTLTGQLLAYLTREEVANMTETTCYENHLIWMAGDNNSGLCINSSVNYSTALSPAFIIDGYDMKSGMYSTWTESIWQTLSVRMFLKPSAATEQLTMILGSSVAGISFVLVWFINSRADILFNSRRAINC from the exons atggcaaAATGTTTAGGTTTTGGAtactttctaatatttcttatcaTAAATCTAG TGGCCGCagaacgaataaaagatatgatttatatgaattttgaaGGAGTTGCTGCCTGTTTCCGGAGACACAATGGAACACATCAATTTGGATGTTCTT CAAGTAGGTCAGGAAGTGTTGGTGTTATTCACTTAGTGGAAGATGAAAATGATATCAGATGGCTTGAACACAATGCCAATGTTGGAGATTATACTGTAATTCTTACATTTTCTATGTTCACCAGAGACATATTACTTCGTTTAagaaatacacataatataaatGGAGTTTTATTAACTAAAAATACCACTCAACCACATCCTGAATATTATTCTCCTGAAGATACTTGTCCCAATAGATATGCAGGGTATAAGAAGTGCCAGGATTTGGAATGGAATCCTTATGGATCCTCATTGCTCATGGAAGATTGGCCTTTTCCCATGTTTTATACAGAG AATCAAACACTAATAGAAGCTGTAAAATCttgttttttaaaacataatgCACCTGATATGGAAAATCAACAGTACAGACCACTGTGTGCACTAGAAATGAAGTCATTCATGTTTGCTGCAATTAACTCTGAATCTTGCATTAAACGTAGTGATTTTAAATTGAACTTCAATCCTACACAGTTTTGTGATCCTTTGGGAGATAGGAATATATATTGGCCTTTAGCTCCCATAAATAGAGATAAAAACTCCATAATATTGGTAACAGCTAGATTAGATGCATCTTCTTTGTTTGATGGAATATCACCTGGAGCAGGCAATGTGGTCACAGGATTAGTAACATTACTTGCTACagcttattatttaaatatattagcTAAGGATGCTGTAGTGAAAA acACTAATGTGGTTTTCTCTTTATTAAATGGAGAAGCTTTTGACTATATAGGATCTAGTAGATTCATTTATGATTTGAAAGAAGGTAATTTCAATGCATTAGGTGGAGTAAATTTAAAGTTTGATGACATTAAAACGGTGATCGAATTTGGTCAACTGActaaaggaaaattatttcttcattctaATAATGCGCAAAatgacgaaataataaaaaagatacaagtAGCGTTAAATGCTACGGTTTTGGAAGGCAGCGTTCCGCCTACGTCTATACAGAGTTTCTTAAAAGAAAAGCCAGATTTAACTGCTGTTGTTATAAGTGACCATGGTCgacaatttaaaaacaaatattacaatggGATTTTGGATGACGCAGAAAGTCTTAGCTTTAATAG GAGCGATATAAATGGGCTCGCAACTGCTCTAGCGAAGATAGCAGTTCATGTCGCTGAAATCCTTTACAAAGACGTATTTGGTACTGGGTCTCTCGACGATTATGATTCTTTCCAATCTGTTGAACACCACATTTTGGAAATGTTGAAATGTTATTTAGAAAGTGCTAAATGCCCTTTGTTTCATGCTGCTTCGTCTCCAAAcgctaaattaattaatcaagttTTATCGCTATACGTTGGTGTACATAGGGTACCAAATATTGCCACAACACTAACTGGTCAACTTCTTGCATATCTGACTAGAGAGGAAGTTGCAAATATGACAGAAACAACATGTTATGAAAACCACCTTATTTGGATGGCTGGTGATAATAATTCAGGTTTATGTATAAATTCCAGTGTAAATTATAGCACAGCTCTGAGTCCAGCATTTATTATTGATG GATATGACATGAAATCTGGAATGTATTCAACCTGGACAGAATCTATATGGCAAACATTAAGTGTAAGAATGTTCCTGAAACCTTCAGCAGCTACCGAACAACTCACTATGATTTTAGGAAGTTCAGTAGCTGGTATATCATTTGTACTCGTATGGTTCATTAATTCCCGAGCGgatatattgtttaattcaAG AAGAGCAATAAACTGCTAG
- the LOC122573811 gene encoding 40S ribosomal protein S3a — MAVGKNKGLSKGGKKGVKKKIVDPFTRKDWYDVKAPSMFTNRHVGKTLVNRTQGTKIASEGLKYRVFEVSLADLQNDGDAERSFRKFRLIAEDVQHRNVLTNFHGMDLTTDKLRSMVKKWQTLIEANVDVKTTDGYLLRVFCIGFTNKDQLSTRKTCYAQHAQVKKIRQKMVDTITNDVTKSDLKGVVSKLLPDATAKDIEKASQGIYPLHDVYIRKVKVLKKPRFELSKLLELHGDGAGSKTEEVGESGSKVDRPEGYEPPVQESV, encoded by the exons ATGGCGGTCGGTAAAAACAAGGGGCTCTCGAAAGGAGGTAAAAAGGGTGTTAAAAAGAAGAt TGTTGATCCCTTCACCCGTAAAGACTGGTATGATGTTAAGGCACCATCTATGTTTACCAATCGTCATGTTGGCAAAACGTTGGTCAACAGAACACAAGGAACAA AGATTGCCTCTGAAGGTTTGAAATATAGAGTATTTGAAGTCTCCCTGGCCGATTTGCAAAATGACGGAGACGCCGAAAGATCTTTCCGTAAATTTAGGTTGATTGCTGAAGATGTTCAGCATCGTAATGTGTTAACCAATTTCCATGGTATGGACTTAACTACAGATAAATTGAGGTCCATGGTTAAAAAATGGCAAACCTTGATAGAAGCTAATGTGGATGTGAAAACCACTGATGGGTACCTTCTCAGAGTTTTCTGTATTGGTTTTACTAACAAAGATCAACTAAGCACCAGGAAAACGTGTTATGCTCAACATGCACAA gTCAAGAAAATTAGACAGAAGATGGTAGACACGATTACAAATGACGTTACAAAGAGCGATTTAAAGGGTGTGGTTAGTAAGCTCTTACCAGATGCTACTGCCAAGGATATTGAAAAGGCTTCACAAGGAATTTATCCATTACACGATGTATATATCCGCAAG GTTAAAGTATTAAAGAAGCCACGTTTCGAATTGAGCAAACTCCTGGAACTCCATGGTGATGGTGCTGGTAGCAAAACTGAAGAAGTGGGTGAAAGTGGCTCCAAGGTTGACAGACCAGAAGGCTATGAACCACCTGTACAGGAATCTGTTTAA
- the LOC122573804 gene encoding nicastrin isoform X3 — MFTRDILLRLRNTHNINGVLLTKNTTQPHPEYYSPEDTCPNRYAGYKKCQDLEWNPYGSSLLMEDWPFPMFYTENQTLIEAVKSCFLKHNAPDMENQQYRPLCALEMKSFMFAAINSESCIKRSDFKLNFNPTQFCDPLGDRNIYWPLAPINRDKNSIILVTARLDASSLFDGISPGAGNVVTGLVTLLATAYYLNILAKDAVVKNTNVVFSLLNGEAFDYIGSSRFIYDLKEGNFNALGGVNLKFDDIKTVIEFGQLTKGKLFLHSNNAQNDEIIKKIQVALNATVLEGSVPPTSIQSFLKEKPDLTAVVISDHGRQFKNKYYNGILDDAESLSFNRSDINGLATALAKIAVHVAEILYKDVFGTGSLDDYDSFQSVEHHILEMLKCYLESAKCPLFHAASSPNAKLINQVLSLYVGVHRVPNIATTLTGQLLAYLTREEVANMTETTCYENHLIWMAGDNNSGLCINSSVNYSTALSPAFIIDGYDMKSGMYSTWTESIWQTLSVRMFLKPSAATEQLTMILGSSVAGISFVLVWFINSRADILFNSRRAINC, encoded by the exons ATGTTCACCAGAGACATATTACTTCGTTTAagaaatacacataatataaatGGAGTTTTATTAACTAAAAATACCACTCAACCACATCCTGAATATTATTCTCCTGAAGATACTTGTCCCAATAGATATGCAGGGTATAAGAAGTGCCAGGATTTGGAATGGAATCCTTATGGATCCTCATTGCTCATGGAAGATTGGCCTTTTCCCATGTTTTATACAGAG AATCAAACACTAATAGAAGCTGTAAAATCttgttttttaaaacataatgCACCTGATATGGAAAATCAACAGTACAGACCACTGTGTGCACTAGAAATGAAGTCATTCATGTTTGCTGCAATTAACTCTGAATCTTGCATTAAACGTAGTGATTTTAAATTGAACTTCAATCCTACACAGTTTTGTGATCCTTTGGGAGATAGGAATATATATTGGCCTTTAGCTCCCATAAATAGAGATAAAAACTCCATAATATTGGTAACAGCTAGATTAGATGCATCTTCTTTGTTTGATGGAATATCACCTGGAGCAGGCAATGTGGTCACAGGATTAGTAACATTACTTGCTACagcttattatttaaatatattagcTAAGGATGCTGTAGTGAAAA acACTAATGTGGTTTTCTCTTTATTAAATGGAGAAGCTTTTGACTATATAGGATCTAGTAGATTCATTTATGATTTGAAAGAAGGTAATTTCAATGCATTAGGTGGAGTAAATTTAAAGTTTGATGACATTAAAACGGTGATCGAATTTGGTCAACTGActaaaggaaaattatttcttcattctaATAATGCGCAAAatgacgaaataataaaaaagatacaagtAGCGTTAAATGCTACGGTTTTGGAAGGCAGCGTTCCGCCTACGTCTATACAGAGTTTCTTAAAAGAAAAGCCAGATTTAACTGCTGTTGTTATAAGTGACCATGGTCgacaatttaaaaacaaatattacaatggGATTTTGGATGACGCAGAAAGTCTTAGCTTTAATAG GAGCGATATAAATGGGCTCGCAACTGCTCTAGCGAAGATAGCAGTTCATGTCGCTGAAATCCTTTACAAAGACGTATTTGGTACTGGGTCTCTCGACGATTATGATTCTTTCCAATCTGTTGAACACCACATTTTGGAAATGTTGAAATGTTATTTAGAAAGTGCTAAATGCCCTTTGTTTCATGCTGCTTCGTCTCCAAAcgctaaattaattaatcaagttTTATCGCTATACGTTGGTGTACATAGGGTACCAAATATTGCCACAACACTAACTGGTCAACTTCTTGCATATCTGACTAGAGAGGAAGTTGCAAATATGACAGAAACAACATGTTATGAAAACCACCTTATTTGGATGGCTGGTGATAATAATTCAGGTTTATGTATAAATTCCAGTGTAAATTATAGCACAGCTCTGAGTCCAGCATTTATTATTGATG GATATGACATGAAATCTGGAATGTATTCAACCTGGACAGAATCTATATGGCAAACATTAAGTGTAAGAATGTTCCTGAAACCTTCAGCAGCTACCGAACAACTCACTATGATTTTAGGAAGTTCAGTAGCTGGTATATCATTTGTACTCGTATGGTTCATTAATTCCCGAGCGgatatattgtttaattcaAG AAGAGCAATAAACTGCTAG
- the LOC122573808 gene encoding transmembrane protein 185B isoform X2: MVILGATVGSYVWWKHPHARLEGDAYIHYKAMLITLALHLILLMFELLVCDKLESERHLWMLVFIPLIFISAVSIVVCIWAAKHDRLFDFELFCAVNILQFIFLALKLDGIITWSWEVVFAPLWALLSLSLVAVLYAIVFAAVLLRTPQINARQRRTSLYSALAYTSLVVPLLVFQVLLANKLDGDISLNYTTVVMPLLISHVTLIFMSFEAKGGNIWWFGVRKDFCHFLLGLCPLLQEYGNISYQPRSEQDQPPSDQPMVSEKNEKYVKKIDLMKPVVPIISIDMPD, encoded by the exons ATGGTAATTTTGGGTGCTACTGTTGGAAGTTATGTTTGGTGGAAGCATCCACATGCAAGATTGGAAGGAGATgcttatatacattataaagcAATGTTGATTACATTGGCATTACATTTGATTCTGTTAATGTTTGAATTGTTAGTATGTGATAAATTAGAGTCTGAAAGACACCTTTGGATGCTTGTATTTATACCACTTATCTTCATCTCTGCTGTATCAATAGtt GTGTGTATATGGGCTGCAAAGCACGATcgattatttgattttgaattattttgtgCAGTAAATATtctgcaatttattttcttagcATTAAAACTGGATGGTATAATTACATGGAGCTGGGAAGTAGTGTTTGCTCCCCTTTGGGCACTGTTATCATTATCTTTAGTTGCAGTACTATATGCAATAGTGTTTGCTGCTGTTTTATTAAGAACTCCACAGATTAATGCCAGACAAAGGCGGACATCTTTGTACTCAGCATTGGCATATACATCTCTTGTGGTTCCACTCCTAGTGTTCCAa GTACTATTAGCAAATAAATTAGATGgagatatttcattgaattatacAACAGTAGTAATGCCACTTTTAATATCTCATGTAACACTTATTTTTATGTCATTTGAGGCAAAAGGAGGAAACATAT GGTGGTTTGGTGTTAGGAAagatttttgtcattttctaTTGGGATTATGTCCATTGCTCCAAGAATATGGTAATATTTCGTACCAACCACGAAGTGAGCAGGACCAACCACCATCAGACCAACCAATGGTGTcggaaaagaatgaaaaatacgttaaaaaaatCGACCTAATGAAACCCGTCGTACCTataatttctatcgatatGCCGGATTGA